CCTTGCAAAAGATTTCTGTGATTCTTCCGactaaagattttttatttaatacatTGAAACAGTGACTAGAAATGGCTTTGGGTGGAAGTGGACCGCAAAGGGGGACTGCAGCAGCAGCAGCTGCTAACCTACGTCGAAGGAAGACCGGAGGAGCAGGTGGAGCTGCAGGAGGAGCAGGTGGTACCATGCTCCAATTCTACACTGATGATTCCCCCGGACTCAAGATATCCCCCAATGTCGTGCTTGTAATGAGTATTGGCTTCATAGCTTTTGTCGCAATCCTTCACGTCATGGGTAAGCTCTACTTTGTCCGCAGAGAAGGCTAGAGACATCTCATTGCTGAGTTGGGGAAGTTTTGTTGGGCAAACAGCTTTCTTCGTTGAAGGAAAAACTGACATTGTAGCtttgttttcttgtttgtttgtcTATGCAATGAAAGTTTATAGAAAAGTTTTCTAGTTATGAGTTTCTTAGACTGTGAATGGAATTGTAACTTGCTGCATGATGCTTCTGAGCAGCTAATGATGCTTCTCTTTGGTCTTAACCACcattaatatcattaaaaagtattttttgtaTGGATAATTTTCATCATCTCTGTCATCACAACCACCATCACCCTCCCATCATTATAATTTGGCTTAAGTCAGCCACGGcccttaaagttgtccacaTAATTCACTTGATACCTCGACTAGGACTCTTATGTATGAGACACTTTAATATTAACGAATATTTATCTATTAAACATAAAATGACAACTCGCCTTAAAAATATTGTGCGTGTAATTCACATacaatttcttgaaaaaatcaCGATTAGAATTACGACATGTTGGCACATGGGtccaaatttttaattttaaaaaatgaaaaatattttcagccTTTAGTAATCtggaaaaattaaattgaaaaaaaaagaataaaaaagaaaatttctcCCCCCACCTAACCCATTgccctttcttcttcatcttcttccctgTCACTCCACCATCGACTCCTCAAcgataacaaaaaagaaaatatctcCCACCCCAGCCCTAATACACCCACCTAATCTTttgctttttctttcttcccctATCACCCATTGTATTCTATTCTTCCTGTGattattgaattttttgtgaaaataatCAATGCcgataaattatttcaaaatcgACGATGAAGAGAAATCTAAAGAATATCAATTTTCTACATCATTTTTAATAAGT
The DNA window shown above is from Solanum stenotomum isolate F172 chromosome 6, ASM1918654v1, whole genome shotgun sequence and carries:
- the LOC125867657 gene encoding protein transport protein Sec61 subunit beta-like, which produces MALGGSGPQRGTAAAAAANLRRRKTGGAGGAAGGAGGTMLQFYTDDSPGLKISPNVVLVMSIGFIAFVAILHVMGKLYFVRREG